A DNA window from Vigna angularis cultivar LongXiaoDou No.4 chromosome 1, ASM1680809v1, whole genome shotgun sequence contains the following coding sequences:
- the LOC128194933 gene encoding uncharacterized protein LOC128194933, whose product MISSFRRGKKIYFLPYISGRHWQLLVMSVQDNYALWFCSLHRPPPTQLRQAIDCSIPASMMMDGRSIVKSRKIAWISLKCNRQNGSYECGYYVMYWMTHIVRSHITRSWETRFKTTTPVPEKSLLFIRNAAAKYIVRLYNSS is encoded by the exons ATGATAAGCAGTTTTcgaaggggcaagaaaatatactttttgccttatatatccgg gcgccattggcaacttcttgttatgtctgtgcaagacaactatgctttgtggttctgctcattgcacaggcctcctcccacacaactcagacaagcaattgattg ttctattccagcaagtatgatgatggACGGGAGGTCAATTGTTAAgagtagaaagattgcttggatttctctcaag tgtaacagacaaaatgggtcatatgagtgtggatactatgtaatgtattggatgacccatattgttcgttctcacatcacaagaagctgggaaacg agattcaagactactacaccagttcctgagaagtcactattattcattaggaacgctgctgcgaagtatatagttagattatacaatagctcttag